Proteins found in one Arachis stenosperma cultivar V10309 chromosome 8, arast.V10309.gnm1.PFL2, whole genome shotgun sequence genomic segment:
- the LOC130946961 gene encoding U-box domain-containing protein 1: protein MDEKRRTVASLVSKLSSVSERTRIDALIELRQMSKLDPETRPIIAEAGAIPFLAETLYSSSHPSQENAAATLLNLSISAKEPLVSTRGVLDAIAHVISHHSSSSSASAVQSAAATIHSLLAATDDYRPSVGAKRDIVYALVDILRCHVSSPPRTIKDALKALFGIALYPPNRATMVHLGVIPALFALVVKDGRVGIVEDTTAVIAQVAGCEESGDAFRKVAGVGVLADLLDLSTGASMRSKENAVSALLNLARFGGESVVAEVREALADIAADGIDDVEDNGSAKGKNKAKLLKVLFGDDDVNDDNSSNSVLSSGGGSQFDSF from the coding sequence ATGGATGAAAAGCGCCGAACCGTCGCGTCCCTTGTATCGAAGCTAAGCTCCGTATCCGAACGAACCCGAATCGACGCGCTCATCGAGCTTCGTCAGATGTCGAAGCTCGACCCGGAAACCCGCCCCATAATTGCCGAAGCTGGCGCCATCCCTTTCCTCGCTGAAACTCTCTACTCTTCCTCTCATCCTTCCCAAGAAAACGCTGCCGCCACGCTCTTAAACCTTTCCATCTCCGCAAAGGAACCGTTGGTTTCCACGCGCGGTGTCCTCGACGCCATAGCGCACGTGATCTCCCACCACAGCTCCTCCTCCTCCGCCTCCGCCGTCCAATCCGCCGCAGCCACAATCCACAGCCTCCTCGCCGCCACCGACGACTACCGCCCCTCCGTCGGCGCCAAGCGCGACATCGTATACGCGCTTGTGGACATCCTCCGGTGCCACGTGTCGTCCCCTCCGAGAACCATCAAAGACGCGCTGAAGGCACTGTTCGGCATTGCGCTGTACCCTCCGAACCGCGCCACGATGGTGCATCTTGGAGTGATCCCCGCGCTTTTCGCCCTTGTGGTGAAGGACGGGCGCGTGGGGATCGTCGAGGACACCACCGCGGTGATCGCGCAAGTAGCCGGGTGCGAAGAGAGCGGTGACGCCTTCCGGAAGGTCGCGGGGGTTGGGGTTCTCGCTGATCTCCTCGACCTGTCTACCGGCGCCAGTATGCGTAGCAAGGAGAATGCCGTCTCGGCGTTGCTGAATTTGGCGCGATTCGGTGGCGAGAGCGTTGTGGCAGAGGTCAGGGAGGCGCTTGCGGATATTGCGGCTGATGGGATCGATGATGTCGAGGATAATGGAAGCGCCAAGGGGAAGAACAAAGCGAAGTTGTTGAAGGTTTtgtttggtgatgatgatgttAATGATGATAACAGTAGCAACAGCGTTTTGAGTTCGGGTGGAGGTTCGCAGTTTGATTCATTCTAG
- the LOC130946068 gene encoding pentatricopeptide repeat-containing protein At3g57430, chloroplastic-like — protein sequence MSTCLTLTHSLSYPSLPNSPAIPTIHPPPPSATPTTTTTAATVSEPHSSPSWTDLLRSQAQSSSFHEAISTYTAMIAAGASPDNFAFPSVLKSVAAVGDLDLGKQVHAHVVKFGYAGAVPVANSLVNMYGKCGDIHDSRQVFDKISDRDDISWNSMIATACRFELWELSLQLFRSMMSDFVDPTSFTLVSIAHACSNIDDGLWFGKQVHAYGLRNHGLGTFTNNALVTMYAKLGRVDDAKALFDVFDDKDVVSFNTIISALSQNDRFLKALSYLRLMVCNGVRPDAVTLASILPACSQLEMLWVGKELHCYAVRSADLIGNSFVACALVDMYCNCKQAETGRRVFDGVLRRTLAVWNAMISGYVRNEFYKEALELFIEMPSVSELCPNTTTLSSVLPACVPCKGFLDKEGIHGYIVKRGHEKDKYVQNALMDMYSRMGKLEISKRIFSSIDKRDIVSWNTIITGCVVCGFHDDALNLLHEMQSGQGENRSYILGDYEDNGSLPLRPNSVTLMTVLPGCAALAALGKGKEIHAYAIKQLLATDVAVGSALVDMYAKCGCLKLSRIVFDQMPMRNVITWNALIMAYGMHGKGKEALELFRRMEAEEDNNGGVSPNEVTYISIFAACSHSGMVDEGLSLYHTMKVNHGIEPTADHYACLVDLLGRSGQVEEAYKLINRMPSNMSKVDAWSSLLGACRIHQNVEIGEIAAKHLLDLEPYVASHYVLLSNIYSSAGLWDQAIDVRKKMKEMGVRKEPGCSWIEHGDEVHNFLAGDSSHPQSKELHEYLETLSERMKKEGYVPDTSCVLHNVDDEEKETMLCGHSERLAIAFGLLNTPHGTTVRVAKNLRVCNDCHAATKFISKLVDREIILRDVRRFHHFKNGTCSCGDYW from the coding sequence ATGTCTACTTGTCTTACTCTGACCCACTCCCTCTCTTATCCATCTCTCCCTAACTCCCCTGCCATCCCAACCATCCACCCTCCTCCGCCATCCGCCACCCCAACAACCACCACTACAGCCGCCACTGTCTCTGAACCCCATTCTTCTCCATCATGGACGGATCTCCTCCGCTCCCAGGCTCAATCCTCATCGTTCCACGAAGCCATCTCCACCTACACAGCCATGATCGCTGCCGGCGCTTCTCCCGACAACTTCGCCTTCCCTTCCGTCCTCAAGTCCGTCGCCGCCGTCGGCGACCTGGATCTTGGAAAACAGGTTCACGCCCATGTAGTTAAATTCGGTTACGCCGGCGCCGTGCCCGTGGCCAACTCCCTCGTCAATATGTACGGAAAATGCGGCGACATCCACGATTCCCGCCAGGTGTTCGACAAAATCTCTGACAGGGACGATATCTCGTGGAACTCGATGATTGCCACGGCGTGCCGGTTTGAGCTCTGGGAACTGTCCCTACAACTCTTCCGCTCAATGATGTCAGATTTCGTGGATCCCACGTCATTCACGCTCGTAAGCATTGCTCATGCGTGCTCCAACATTGATGATGGTTTGTGGTTTGGAAAGCAAGTGCATGCTTATGGTTTGAGGAATCATGGTTTGGGAACGTTCACTAATAATGCTTTGGTGACAATGTATGCCAAATTGGGAAGGGTTGATGATGCTAAAGCTTTGTTTGATGTGTTTGATGATAAGGACGTGGTATCTTTTAACACAATTATAAGTGCACTGTCTCAGAATGATAGATTTTTAAAAGCTTTGTCATATTTAAGGCTTATGGTATGTAATGGTGTTAGGCCTGATGCGGTTACCTTGGCTAGTATTCTCCCTGCTTGCTCTCAATTGGAGATGTTGTGGGTTGGGAAGGAGTTGCATTGTTATGCAGTGAGGAGCGCGGATTTGATTGGGAATTCATTCGTTGCTTGTGCCTTGGTTGACATGTATTGCAACTGCAAGCAAGCTGAAACGGGTAGGAGAGTTTTTGATGGGGTGTTGAGGAGGACTTTGGCTGTGTGGAATGCTATGATTTCTGGTTATGTGAGGAATGAGTTCTACAAAGAGGCGTTAGAACTCTTCATTGAGATGCCTAGTGTATCAGAACTTTGTCCAAATACTACCACATTGTCTAGTGTTTTGCCTGCTTGTGTGCCTTGTAAAGGATTTTTGGATAAAGAAGGGATCCATGGCTACATAGTGAAAAGGGGACATGAGAAGGATAAGTATGTGCAGAATGCACTTATGGACATGTATTCCAGAATGGGAAAATTAGAAATTTCGAAGAGGATATTTAGCAGTATAGATAAAAGAGATATAGTGTCTTGGAACACAATAATCACTGGCTGCGTTGTCTGTGGTTTCCATGATGATGCGCTTAATCTTCTGCACGAAATGCAAAGTGGTCAAGGAGAAAATAGGAGTTACATATTGGGTGATTATGAGGATAATGGAAGCCTCCCGCTCAGGCCAAACTCGGTGACACTGATGACAGTGCTTCCCGGTTGCGCAGCTTTGGCTGCTCTAGGTAAAGGCAAGGAGATTCATGCTTATGCTATCAAACAATTGTTGGCAACAGATGTTGCAGTGGGAAGTGCGCTAGTTGACATGTATGCAAAATGTGGTTGCTTGAAGCTCTCTAGAATAGTCTTTGATCAAATGCCTATGAGGAATGTTATTACTTGGAATGCTCTTATCATGGCCTATGGAATGCATGGTAAAGGGAAAGAAGCTTTGGAGCTTTTCAGAAGAATGGAGGCAGAGGAAGACAACAATGGAGGAGTAAGCCCAAATGAGGTGACCTATATCTCCATTTTCGCAGCATGTAGTCACTCAGGGATGGTGGATGAAGGCCTTAGTTTATACCATACAATGAAAGTTAACCATGGAATTGAACCTACGGCTGACCATTATGCTTGTCTTGTAGACTTGCTTGGTCGTTCTGGTCAGGTGGAAGAGGCATATAAACTGATCAACAGAATGCCATCCAACATGAGTAAAGTTGATGCCTGGAGTAGCTTGCTCGGTGCATGTCGAATCCACCAGAATGTAGAAATCGGTGAAATTGCTGCCAAGCATCTACTTGACTTAGAGCCATATGTAGCTAGTCATTATGTTCTGTTGTCTAACATATACTCTTCAGCTGGACTTTGGGATCAAGCAATAGATGTTAGGAAGAAAATGAAGGAAATGGGAGTGAGAAAAGAACCTGGTTGTAGTTGGATTGAGCATGGTGATGAGGTTCATAACTTTTTGGCTGGTGATTCTTCACACCCACAGAGTAAGGAACTCCACGAATATCTTGAAACACTGTCggaaagaatgaagaaggagggaTATGTACCTGACACTTCATGTGTGCTTCACAATGTCGATGATGAAGAGAAAGAAACCATGCTCTGTGGGCACAGTGAGAGACTTGCAATAGCTTTTGGCCTTCTAAACACCCCCCATGGAACTACCGTTAGAGTTGCTAAAAACCTTAGAGTTTGCAATGACTGCCATGCTGCTACTAAATTCATATCAAAGCTTGTGGACAGGGAGATCATTCTAAGAGATGTAAGAAGGTTCCATCATTTCAAAAATGGAACTTGCTCTTGTGGGGATTATTGGTGA